One segment of Peromyscus leucopus breed LL Stock chromosome 5, UCI_PerLeu_2.1, whole genome shotgun sequence DNA contains the following:
- the Irf4 gene encoding interferon regulatory factor 4 isoform X1 has protein sequence MNLEAASRGAEFGMSAVSCGNGKLRQWLIDQIDSGKYPGLVWENEEKSVFRIPWKHAGKQDYNREEDAALFKAWALFKGKFREGIDKPDPPTWKTRLRCALNKSNDFEELVERSQLDISDPYKVYRIVPEGAKKGAKQLTLEDTQMAMGHPYPMTAPYGSLPAQQVHNYMMPPHDRSWRDYAPDQSHPEIPYQCPVTFGPRSHHWQGPSCENGCQVTGTFYACAPPESQAPGIPIEPSIRSAEALALSDCRLHICLYYRDILVKELTTSSPEGCRISHGHTYDVSNLDQVLFPYPEDSGQRKNIEKLLSHLERGLVLWMAPDGLYAKRLCQSRIYWDGPLALCSDRPNKLERDQTCKLFDTQQFLSELQVFAHHGRPAPRFQVTLCFGEEFPDPQRQRKLITAHVEPLLAKQLYYFAQQNSGHFLRGYDIPEHISTPDYHRSLRHSSIQE, from the exons ATGAACCTGGAGGCGGCCAGCCGGGGAGCAGAGTTCGGCATGAGCGCGGTGAGCTGCGGCAACGGGAAACTCCGCCAGTGGCTGATCGACCAGATCGACAGCGGCAAGTACCCCGGGCTGGTGTGGGAGAACGAAGAGAAGAGCGTCTTCCGCATCCCGTGGAAGCACGCGGGCAAGCAGGACTACAACCGCGAGGAGGACGCCGCCCTCTTCAAG GCCTGGGCACTGTTTAAAGGAAAGTTCCGCGAAGGGATAGACAAGCCCGATCCTCCTACTTGGAAGACAAGATTAAGATGTGCTCTGAACAAGAGCAATGACTTTGAGGAGCTGGTAGAGAGGAGCCAGCTGGATATCTCCGACCCTTACAAGGTGTACAGGATTGTTCCAGAAGGAGCCAAAAAAG GAGCAAAGCAGCTCACTTTGGAAGACACACAGATGGCCATGGGCCACCCCTACCCCATGACAGCGCCTTACGGCTCACTGCCAGCTCAG CAGGTTCATAACTACATGATGCCACCTCATGACAGAAGCTGGAGGGATTATGCCCCTGATCAGTCACATCCAGAAATCCCATATCAGTGTCCTGTGACGTTTGGCCCCCGCAGCCACCACTGGCAAGGCCCATCTTGTGAAAATG GTTGCCAGGTGACAGGAACCTTTTATGCTTGTGCCCCACCTGAGTCCCAGGCTCCCGGAATCCCCATAGAGCCAAGCATAAGGTCTGCTGAAGCCTTGGCGCTCTCAG ACTGCCGgctgcacatctgcctgtatTACCGGGACATCCTAGTGAAGGAGCTGACCACGTCTAGCCCTGAAGGCTGCCGGATCTCCCACGGACATACCTATGATGTCAGCAACCTGGACCAGGTCTTGTTCCCCTACCCAGAGGACAGTGGGCAGAGGAAGAACATCGAAAAGCTGTTGAGTCACCTGGAGAGGGGACTGGTCCTCTGGATGGCCCCAGACGGGCTCTATGCCAAAAGACTCTGCCAGAGCAGGATCTACTGGGATGGGCCCCTGGCCCTGTGCAGTGATCGGCCCAACAAACTGGAAAGAGACCAGACTTGCAAGCTCTTTGACACACAGCAGTTCCTATCAG AGCTGCAAGTGTTTGCTCACCATGGCCGGCCAGCACCAAGATTCCAGGTGACCCTGTGCTTCGGCGAGGAGTTTCCAGAcccccagaggcagaggaagctcATCACAGCTCAT GTGGAACCTCTGCTAGCCAAACAACTGTATTATTTTGCTCAACAAAACAGTGGACATTTCCTGAGGGGCTACGATATACCTGAACACATTAGCACTCCAGATTACCACCGATCCCTCCGTCATTCCTCCATTCAAGAGTGA
- the Irf4 gene encoding interferon regulatory factor 4 isoform X2, with the protein MNLEAASRGAEFGMSAVSCGNGKLRQWLIDQIDSGKYPGLVWENEEKSVFRIPWKHAGKQDYNREEDAALFKAWALFKGKFREGIDKPDPPTWKTRLRCALNKSNDFEELVERSQLDISDPYKVYRIVPEGAKKGAKQLTLEDTQMAMGHPYPMTAPYGSLPAQVHNYMMPPHDRSWRDYAPDQSHPEIPYQCPVTFGPRSHHWQGPSCENGCQVTGTFYACAPPESQAPGIPIEPSIRSAEALALSDCRLHICLYYRDILVKELTTSSPEGCRISHGHTYDVSNLDQVLFPYPEDSGQRKNIEKLLSHLERGLVLWMAPDGLYAKRLCQSRIYWDGPLALCSDRPNKLERDQTCKLFDTQQFLSELQVFAHHGRPAPRFQVTLCFGEEFPDPQRQRKLITAHVEPLLAKQLYYFAQQNSGHFLRGYDIPEHISTPDYHRSLRHSSIQE; encoded by the exons ATGAACCTGGAGGCGGCCAGCCGGGGAGCAGAGTTCGGCATGAGCGCGGTGAGCTGCGGCAACGGGAAACTCCGCCAGTGGCTGATCGACCAGATCGACAGCGGCAAGTACCCCGGGCTGGTGTGGGAGAACGAAGAGAAGAGCGTCTTCCGCATCCCGTGGAAGCACGCGGGCAAGCAGGACTACAACCGCGAGGAGGACGCCGCCCTCTTCAAG GCCTGGGCACTGTTTAAAGGAAAGTTCCGCGAAGGGATAGACAAGCCCGATCCTCCTACTTGGAAGACAAGATTAAGATGTGCTCTGAACAAGAGCAATGACTTTGAGGAGCTGGTAGAGAGGAGCCAGCTGGATATCTCCGACCCTTACAAGGTGTACAGGATTGTTCCAGAAGGAGCCAAAAAAG GAGCAAAGCAGCTCACTTTGGAAGACACACAGATGGCCATGGGCCACCCCTACCCCATGACAGCGCCTTACGGCTCACTGCCAGCTCAG GTTCATAACTACATGATGCCACCTCATGACAGAAGCTGGAGGGATTATGCCCCTGATCAGTCACATCCAGAAATCCCATATCAGTGTCCTGTGACGTTTGGCCCCCGCAGCCACCACTGGCAAGGCCCATCTTGTGAAAATG GTTGCCAGGTGACAGGAACCTTTTATGCTTGTGCCCCACCTGAGTCCCAGGCTCCCGGAATCCCCATAGAGCCAAGCATAAGGTCTGCTGAAGCCTTGGCGCTCTCAG ACTGCCGgctgcacatctgcctgtatTACCGGGACATCCTAGTGAAGGAGCTGACCACGTCTAGCCCTGAAGGCTGCCGGATCTCCCACGGACATACCTATGATGTCAGCAACCTGGACCAGGTCTTGTTCCCCTACCCAGAGGACAGTGGGCAGAGGAAGAACATCGAAAAGCTGTTGAGTCACCTGGAGAGGGGACTGGTCCTCTGGATGGCCCCAGACGGGCTCTATGCCAAAAGACTCTGCCAGAGCAGGATCTACTGGGATGGGCCCCTGGCCCTGTGCAGTGATCGGCCCAACAAACTGGAAAGAGACCAGACTTGCAAGCTCTTTGACACACAGCAGTTCCTATCAG AGCTGCAAGTGTTTGCTCACCATGGCCGGCCAGCACCAAGATTCCAGGTGACCCTGTGCTTCGGCGAGGAGTTTCCAGAcccccagaggcagaggaagctcATCACAGCTCAT GTGGAACCTCTGCTAGCCAAACAACTGTATTATTTTGCTCAACAAAACAGTGGACATTTCCTGAGGGGCTACGATATACCTGAACACATTAGCACTCCAGATTACCACCGATCCCTCCGTCATTCCTCCATTCAAGAGTGA
- the Irf4 gene encoding interferon regulatory factor 4 isoform X3, whose amino-acid sequence MNLEAASRGAEFGMSAVSCGNGKLRQWLIDQIDSGKYPGLVWENEEKSVFRIPWKHAGKQDYNREEDAALFKAWALFKGKFREGIDKPDPPTWKTRLRCALNKSNDFEELVERSQLDISDPYKVYRIVPEGAKKGAKQLTLEDTQMAMGHPYPMTAPYGSLPAQQVHNYMMPPHDRSWRDYAPDQSHPEIPYQCPVTFGPRSHHWQGPSCENDCRLHICLYYRDILVKELTTSSPEGCRISHGHTYDVSNLDQVLFPYPEDSGQRKNIEKLLSHLERGLVLWMAPDGLYAKRLCQSRIYWDGPLALCSDRPNKLERDQTCKLFDTQQFLSELQVFAHHGRPAPRFQVTLCFGEEFPDPQRQRKLITAHVEPLLAKQLYYFAQQNSGHFLRGYDIPEHISTPDYHRSLRHSSIQE is encoded by the exons ATGAACCTGGAGGCGGCCAGCCGGGGAGCAGAGTTCGGCATGAGCGCGGTGAGCTGCGGCAACGGGAAACTCCGCCAGTGGCTGATCGACCAGATCGACAGCGGCAAGTACCCCGGGCTGGTGTGGGAGAACGAAGAGAAGAGCGTCTTCCGCATCCCGTGGAAGCACGCGGGCAAGCAGGACTACAACCGCGAGGAGGACGCCGCCCTCTTCAAG GCCTGGGCACTGTTTAAAGGAAAGTTCCGCGAAGGGATAGACAAGCCCGATCCTCCTACTTGGAAGACAAGATTAAGATGTGCTCTGAACAAGAGCAATGACTTTGAGGAGCTGGTAGAGAGGAGCCAGCTGGATATCTCCGACCCTTACAAGGTGTACAGGATTGTTCCAGAAGGAGCCAAAAAAG GAGCAAAGCAGCTCACTTTGGAAGACACACAGATGGCCATGGGCCACCCCTACCCCATGACAGCGCCTTACGGCTCACTGCCAGCTCAG CAGGTTCATAACTACATGATGCCACCTCATGACAGAAGCTGGAGGGATTATGCCCCTGATCAGTCACATCCAGAAATCCCATATCAGTGTCCTGTGACGTTTGGCCCCCGCAGCCACCACTGGCAAGGCCCATCTTGTGAAAATG ACTGCCGgctgcacatctgcctgtatTACCGGGACATCCTAGTGAAGGAGCTGACCACGTCTAGCCCTGAAGGCTGCCGGATCTCCCACGGACATACCTATGATGTCAGCAACCTGGACCAGGTCTTGTTCCCCTACCCAGAGGACAGTGGGCAGAGGAAGAACATCGAAAAGCTGTTGAGTCACCTGGAGAGGGGACTGGTCCTCTGGATGGCCCCAGACGGGCTCTATGCCAAAAGACTCTGCCAGAGCAGGATCTACTGGGATGGGCCCCTGGCCCTGTGCAGTGATCGGCCCAACAAACTGGAAAGAGACCAGACTTGCAAGCTCTTTGACACACAGCAGTTCCTATCAG AGCTGCAAGTGTTTGCTCACCATGGCCGGCCAGCACCAAGATTCCAGGTGACCCTGTGCTTCGGCGAGGAGTTTCCAGAcccccagaggcagaggaagctcATCACAGCTCAT GTGGAACCTCTGCTAGCCAAACAACTGTATTATTTTGCTCAACAAAACAGTGGACATTTCCTGAGGGGCTACGATATACCTGAACACATTAGCACTCCAGATTACCACCGATCCCTCCGTCATTCCTCCATTCAAGAGTGA